CTGGACTCGGCTTATAATTCTGCATTATGCTTTGTAACTAATGGAGGCTCATGGAGTCACCATTATGCCTTATGCATTTTTTAGGAggaaacagaggagaaaaaatgCACATGCTGCTCTTTGTTGCAAattccagaaaatgttttttgttcctttgaagacgtcttctgtttttatttttctgtctgatcCAAAATCAAGTGAAAAAGTAACTTCCCGCATAATGTGTTCACTGTTTCTGTTACTCTCAAACAGATGCCATCACACAATAACTAGAAATGTGTCTTTACATCTTTGTGGAGGAACTTGGGTCCACCTTTCTCCTGCAGAATTGCTTTAATTCATCAACAATGAAGGGTATCTCTACATTAAATGCCTTTTTATGGTTATGCTATAACATATCAATCAGATTTAGTGTGGTTATCATGATCTTGGTTATTTTGAGTTTAAGATCACAAACTAATAATTGGACATTTTCCTTCGACATGAAAGCGAAAGAGGAGTTCACCTTTTCATCAACCAGGTCCTGAAGCAGTAAAGCAGCCCCAGAACCTCCCACTGCTCCCACAGCCAGTATGTTCATCTTTTTTCTCatatgctattttatttttactccagATGAAATgggacattttgaaaaaagaaaccgGTTTCATAAAGTTTCACGACTGACATCAGTCCAGAAAGTATTTTCCTAAAGGTTTTTGTTATCATAAAGATATTTACTGGGTGATATGAGACAGatatttgtggggttttttgtttgtttgttttttttggagcCATTTTGgccaaacactttttttattgttcagttttgaATACTGGTGAAGGCTAGTGAAGCCTGCAGGGCGTTAGAAGTTTTTCTGGGTTATTTTGTGATAACTTCTGGAAACCACAGTTCTATATTTTCTCCTTCTTTGTATAATGTCACTGTCTGTGGTTCGATGGAGTCCAAAAGTCTTATAAATTACTTTGTAATCCAGACTAAATCATGTCAGTGACTTTGTTCTTCaactgttcttgtttttctgtatatTAGGATATATTTAGttgctttttgattttttgccCTACTTTGTGTTGTGAGAAAGATACCATTTAAGTGATGTCTTAATTTTATAGGTCTTGTCTGAACCGTTCCGAGGTGTAGTGAAATTCAAATTAACTTTATAAAGAATCTGGTTAATAAGTTTCTGATTTTACAAAGAGAGagattacattttcaaataaaatcattgGATATGTAGCTTTTTTCCTTATAGAAATgaaatcttttgaaaaataacagGGGAAATATAATAAATCTGTAATTCTTTTCAATTCTAtttctaaatttaattcaaacctTTTATTGTGCCATGAaagtatttataatttataagatctacaaaaatatgatttaaaggaaaatagTATTAttgtatttagatttttattagttagaatagtttaatttctaattaattaattaattaatttaatcctTAGTTTGAATTTCTAAGGTTTggccttaaatatttaatatttgcatgtcttttttcagtgttaacccctgtttctctctcttttctttaattttcttctgataattctttaactttaatttcctttgttttagGCACTACGTCCAAGAGGAataatatttgttgttgttgtaataaGAGTAAGAGTAATTTACAATCACactaagatttaaaaaaaaaggtgaatatAAAACACTTCCttatttttgagtaaaagtaGACAACAAATGCAATCCTATTTTAATTGCAAATCAACAGAAATCTTAAAATCCAGTCAAAATTGGATTTCAtcgctttgttttgatttacaaaaGAAACTGGAAGTACGTACAGAAACCCTCTtggctttattttcactctttggTTTCCTAACCATTTGAGTTCGGTTTTGGTCATTGTTTAGAGCCACTGTCGCCATCTGGTGGCGAAGCGGCAAACTGCTGCCTCGTTGCCCATCCCGCTTTGCTGGTGACCACCAAAATGACCCGTGGCTGGCCTCTACCTCTTTTATTCAGacgaaaataaaaaaagagaagaaagattGAATTCATGCGTTCGTGTTATgtatatgaaatatattttttaaaatttttggacTTCAGAAATCATTTTAGGGCCCTTTAAGACGGTAAGTACCGACAGTGTCGGACACCTGCGCGCGTTTTACTGTATAGCCATTTAGCTAGCATAGAGTTTGTTCTTAGAAATAAAACTCAGTAAAGTTATTAGACTGTATATTATGGTGTGTTTGAAGTGGTAACTAAGCAGCTGGACTGTCAGGACCGATTAAATATGCTTATTTtggacagtttgtttttttttagttagcCTGCAAAAAGTTTGCAATGCTAAACTCAGGTGTGCTTGATCCACGCGACTTGCCTTTGAGTCCGGACCCCATTATATATCTGCCTAAAAGTGATGAAATTAACTgatataattaaataataaagcaaattgAAGTTGAAGAGgaaaactgaagtcaaattattttatgtttaaatgtttgccTAAGACTGGTTTTCAGTCTCATAATTACCAGTGCGTTGAAATAAATAGGATAATTATGTTTATAATActattttatacaaaatataaaatacaatacacgttaagtgtgttttttttttaatacaaaaacacacttaACGTGAAAAATAAAGTTACCTACACGagtgatttctgtttttatataatacagtatacaaaacatttattacttttattgactttaaaaaaattctgtgatgaatttattttaagtgattttcaggtggatttttatgaaaatgaaaagattcaGATAATCGAGTCTTTCtgttatgaattaaaaaaaacatgcttatGTTATCTTCTGGTCTGATTCACCTTTATTCTGCGCCTTTTGACTCCTGCTTTGAAGTGGATGGAGAAATGTGGTGCTACCAGAAACCGGGCTTCGAAGCCCTCCTCCTCGCTGAGCTACAGAGACAACAACAGTGCAGCCAGTTCTGTGACACTTTGCTCAAAGCTGGAGGTATAAACTCACTCAGAAATTAgtacaaatgcatttttgttgATAATTTATACAAGGTTGCTACTGATAATTACATGTGGGTCAAATATTTGCATGCAATATGTGCAAATTTATATATTGCTTAGGTTTTTCATATAGGGGAGCAGAAATTATTGTAATATGTTGTAAATGGgtctttattattaattttccaagctgttttttgaagttttctttgCACTGTTGCTGCTTTCTTGCTCAATGTGACTGAAGAACAAGATAAAATTTAAaggaatttctttatttttctaatgcaTATTGTTTAAACGGTTTTTATGTTAATCTTTTCACCATCAGGTGTTTCAGTCCCAGCACACAGTTGCATTCTGTCGGCCATCAGCCCTCACATCTCCTCCGCTCTGTCGTCCTCACCGGCGCCCCCTTCTGGACAGAGCCGTCTCCTGGAGTTCCAGGCACTGGGCGCCTGCACCCTGCTGCACATCATCCGGCTCCTTTACTCCGGAGAGATGGCTGGGGAGGGGGAGGACGAGAAGCAGGAGGCCATTTACGCTGCAGCCAAGCTCGGCATCAGCGACTTGGTGGAGGTGACGAAGAGCAGAGGAAGGTTTGGTGGAGGGACGGAGCAGTACACGGAGGTAGGGGTCCAAACGGAGCCACAGAGTACAGAGGAGCAGGAGGGGAGGCTGGTCAGATGGAGGAGAGAGGTGAGGGATGGGTCCACCTATCTGTGGAAAGACACGGAGGTgtcaggtggaggaagagaCATGTGGACTCAAACTGAGGAACAGCTTGTCAACTCATGTCCTCCTGTCCCCTCAGTGGTCCCCTATGAGACCATCGACATGAGCGTCTTCCAGAGTTTAGGACAGACAGATTCTCATCAGCTTGTCACGCTCATCTATCCACCTGAAGAAAACCAAACGCTGCAGTACACCTCTGCTCCACCAGGCTGTCTGCAGGAATCCACCACACCTGGAAGCACATCTGTCGCCAAAATGACGCCACAGTACGCGCctcttcctgctcctcttcctgctcctcttcctgctcctcttcctcatttcTCCACCCAGACGGCTCCCTGTGTGGCTGATTCTCAGAGCTGCTGGGCCGACCTTAACCCAGAGGAGTGGGAAGGAAAGAGTTTGGAGCAGTTTGAGGGAAACATCGTGGGATTCATCAACCACTTCCTGAACCCGGAGAAGAGGGAGAGCCCTCGCAGGGGGTGGGCAGGGAGGAGGCCAAGGGGTGCCCAGGCAGCCAACAGCGGACAGCAGAGGACCAGGAGACCCAGAAGGAGGGCTGGAGGGAGGGGGCGAGGCGCGTTCACTCAGAAAGTGGATGTGCAGGAGATTGGGGTGGGCAAACTGCAGAAACTGTTCCTGCACAGGTGGAGGGTGAGGACGCCCAGAGCAGGTCAGGGTGGGGGCGCTGTAGGTAGGAGGTTGCACCAAAAGACCAGGGAGGAGCTGGAGCCAGCCAAGAAGAAGCCAAGGAGACGTGGAAATGTGTTTGAGGAGGACCAGAGTCAGGAGGTGCAGCAAGGCGGAGGGGGAGCGAACACCCAGCGGGGGAGAAGAAAAACCACACAGCAGGTTGCCAAGGTGAGGGAATATAACCACTCAGAATTATGcacactagaaaaaaaaatcctgatttttctaaaattaaattttcgaaaacaaaagaaattgatTCATCGATTAaatttatcgcccagccctaaTAGATATTCTGGAGCCAGAGCGAACAGTGTTTTATCAAACTGTCTTCACACTTCAGTGCCCGTTCTGTGAATCACTTGGACTGAAAACCAATCAGAGCGCTTCATTgcttagacatttttttatggGGAAACATTTTGTTAAGTTGAACTGAAGCTGATCTACAGTTAGAATGTCTCTTTcttaagtaagtaaataaactttatttatatagcactttttaCAGGTCAGAAAccacaaaatatattaaataaaacacagcaaacctAATAACACACATTCCTGTTTCAACAGATTACTCTTAAGAttaaatttgcctttttttataacatttttcttcaggGTGTATGTGGTTTAACAgaatatttggatttttttgcgTCATAATTGGagttttctctctctgattCCAGGCCGGTCTTCCTATTGGCACGGATCAAATCTGCAGGAACCAGCCAACACTAGATTACCACTCTGATCCACCCAACAACCTCTACAGTGGGCCTAGTTTAATGTCTTCCAGTCCCTCCATTCGACCGATGTGTTCTCATGCTGCATCATATGTTTCCGCAGCACCATCCCATCTCTACAGCCCGCAGtttgctcctccagctcctcctcctcctcatgaGGACGAGCCTGAGCACATCGATCGTTTGTTGGAGGAGGTCTTTCAGGATCTGGACATCTTACCAAACAACAAAGCTCCTCTTTCACAGTGTCTTTCAACAGGCAGCGACCCTTCTGgcaactctgctatccaaaacAAACACCAGGCCCAGATTAGCAGCTCTGAGATGCCAGTGCTGCAGCAGCAATGTGAGGGGGAGCTGAATGACATTCTGGATAACTTAATCCAATCATTTGAGCAGCCTGATGAAAGCAATAACACCAGGAAGGAGAACGAGACGCTCATTGAGAGCTCTCCAGAAGCCAGACAACCAGTCGCTGTCCAGAGGAAACACGAAACAACCAAGATTCACGAAGAAACCCCTCACACACCTTCTCTACAGCGCATAGGCAATCACTGTAGATTGAGGGAGGAGCTGGAGCCGGCCAAGAAGGAGCCAAGGAGACATGGAAACATGTTTGAGGAGGACCAGAGTCAGGAGGCGCAGCAAGGCGGAGGGGGAGCGAACACCCAGCGGAAACCCCTCACACACCTTCTCTACAGCGAAGGTGTAGAGAAGGTGGTGTTCACTAATTGTTCAACACCTGGTGAACACCTGTACACCAGGTGTTCTCAAACACCTGGTGTACAGAGGGGTTATACCGGACTACCAGACACCCAGGACGTTTCCTCTAGAAACTCCAAATCCATCAAACAAGCAAGGAGGCCAAAGAGAAGGAGGGCAAACACGTATCTGTTCTCATTGGAGAAGAGAAAGGTGAAGAAGCTGGCACCGCCACTGGACTCAAAGGCCACATCGGGTCAGCATCAGCaggagaagcagctgcagcataCACCGGTGGTAAAACTGGCCAGAGACAACTTGCTGTCAGTCAGAGAGGCGCTGCAGGGAAACAACTGTGAGGAAAAGGTGACTAAACTATCTGCAGTCTGCTAATGTTTTTCGaaattttcagtgtttctgaaGAGGACCAAGTAATTCAAATAGAGTAAAAATGGCAGCTAACTGAAGATGATAGTCTGTCTCACTAAAAAGCAGCTATAGGCAAAACTAGATCATCACTGTATACTGGAATaccatttaattttatttaaataattcactTCAAACAGTAAAACTTATATAGATGTATGACACAGTGCtatatttcagatttaattcTGTTTATTCTGAGAATTATCACTAAAAGCTAATTTAAACCCAAAGCTCAATTTCTCCAAAATCTTAGAGTATTACATAAGAGTAAGAGATTCCTATTAAAAATTGTGAAAGATGACCTAATGTGTATTTTGCAGCAGCAAACAGGTCGACTGTTAAAGGGTGTTCAATGTGTAAGATGAACATATCGACACTCTACTATCACAACCTTTTAGGAATTCAATGAGTTGGACAAAGCTAAAACCTGACAACGGCTCTCGCAGAAAATGTGTCAACTCTTACTTTTGGTGTGCAATATTTCCTGCAGAGTCCACCACCATCAAAGAAAAAATCCCATTTTGGCCGTTTCAGAAGGCACTTTGTCACAAAGTTCTACCCAGTCAGGAGCAGATTTAGGGATCCACAAATCCAGGTGAGCGAGAACCTTTATGGTAAGACAAATTACCTTCTGGTATTCAGAGTTTCCCCCGggaaacttgctaagcctggtgctCAGGGTGCTAAGGCAGTCCTCCAGCCACccgccatgtttttgagttaaaaatatttaaaattgacaggaaatttgaaaccatcacttgataattattgtcttaaaaaaaggcaatcattaaaataaactaataaattaacaatgctaagcctggtgggggcacaaatAAAGCATGGtagcccgccaggcttataatacactgagggaaagcCTGGGTATTATTAGGTTGTGAAGAAGCACCACTGATTTGCAGTTACAGGTTTACTTGCAGACTTATTAATTTGGGGATAATTTTGATTTTGAGGGCTTTCAGTATACTCCTCAATATTTCCCTGATTTCCTCCCTGAAGGTTTTTCTTCTTGTCCCTTTGGGTCACTGGTGATCCAAGGTTTATGGTGGGGATGGGGTTGTCCACACAGAAGATTATATAGTTAGTCACACACTGAGTCATGGCATTGATGTCCTCTATGTGCACAGAGCAATCCAATCTGTATCCTCAAAACAACCTGCAGGCCTTCTTCAGCTTCCTGTGATCACTTTCTCACAGCTCTCTTCTTAACAGGTTGCCTCTGAACAAGGGGATTATATTCCACCTAGAGAAACATAAGACTGATctaagtttctgtttttggaaaCATATGAATCCTTGTCAGTGTAGCAGAAAGTGACacatgattaaaattattagatACCCCCACAAATGCATTGGGTGTTGGTGTCTGTAGCTTAACAACAACTGAATTGATGACTTCACATACATTGTCAACAACAGCTGAGGATAAAATATAAGCGGTTGCCAAGATAACATTGGTAAACTCTCTTGGAAAATAGTATGGGCAGAATCTTGCTGGTAAGGTTTCATTTCGGGGTTGTATAGACCAGACTTCACAGTAACATGACACCATCTGTTGACGAGCACTGCTAGTTCACCTGCTTTTAAGGATAAATGGAACCACTGCCAAACTACATGAAGCAAAATCTTTGAGAAAATTAACTTTGTGCCATTGTTTTTCAGAACCTTTTGCCTTTTCTGGAGGAGGATCCTGTACAGACAACAACACCACCAAAACGAAGGCATGGCAGgccaaagaaaaatggaaatctTCTTAGTTCATCTCATGTTGAGAGTACAACAACTTCAAAGAGCAACCCTGAGACGGAAACGTGTGAAACAGTCATTGTGGAGGATGATGTAGATGTGGTTGGAGGTACGGGGCCAGCCCCTGAACCTGTCACCATAACCTGGACAGACTCCTCAGAGGAAGAAATTGATGTTGAGATCTGATTCAAAGAAGTTAGTTATTTTCATAGGTTTACAGGTTTTCACAGCTAATTTGTGgctgttcagtttgttttagctGTCAACAAAACCGTTTGGAGGGTTTTAAAGCCAAAGGGTAAGAGGTATTTTATCTTAGTTGTAAATGTGTTCAGCAATCAGATTCAGATGTGTAAGATCAgggatatttttaaaagttacaaagcAGTGTTTGAAGAATGGAGTCTTCTGGTTTACAGCATTTTCATGTCGTAgcatggcctagtcaaagtccaggcatGCAGCCAGCTAAGTATCTGTAGCAACACTTGAAAATTGCTCTTCACAGATGTCCTTATTCTGATGAGACTGAAATTGATCTGTTTCATAAAGTAAAAttaggaaaatgttaaatgtttcacaaagtTTTGACTCAGGGGAATGTACAGTTTTTCCTTATATGGGCATCTGACTAGAATGACTTTAGAAAGTAATAGAAACCAACTTCTCTATCTGTGAGGTGCATCTGAATAAGTTTCCAAATTTCTAGATGGATATGCATTAAATTGGGAACTGGCGCCCCCTTGTGTTGATAGGTGCTGCCTGCTTTCAGCTGAAAATTGGTAAATAAGTCTTGTTTGTCTCACTCTTCCCATGTGGGATGAAACGTAAATAATTCTGTTGCATCTTCATTTCAATTAGTTTCTGAGCGCCATGTTTAGCAGCTCCAGTTGGGGGTGTGACGTTTTCATAAACTGGaactgtttctgtctctgtaGTGGGGGAGTGAGGGGACGAACGGCTCACCCAGGGCAATGTTCATGCAAGAACCGCCGCTGTCATAGGCTGACTATAtgcacaaaaacactttttaaaatttagtttccaaaaacttaacattttcccttcaaatcttttaaatgtcatgtcACATAAGCTAAAATCCAAATAAGAGATTGACATTTGTTTGATAATATGTTGGAAAATTGCTGAATAAATGCTTCTGTTTTAACctgaaatgttaaaacttttgaTTATATCTTctaaagtttgctttttttggcccATTTAGTTTAACCTTTTCATCCGATAGATTCTAAGTTTGCATTCATatcttagtttttttctctttttgcattgttttcaaTGATTCGCCCACATTAAAGCCATCTGAAATAATTTATCCTTTGTTTAAATAATTGCCATGTCGTTTGAGCCTTAAGTGAAGAGggaaggaataaaacaaaaacacgtgAAGTAAAATGACTTTATTAGTAATCAGCCTGTGGATCGGTTTCCTTCACACAAACAACACATCTGAGCTGCACCTCTGCTTCATTCAGCAGAGGGGATTATTCCCTGGGTCTCCAGGTTTCACACCTGTCTGATCGATTTCCTGTCCTCTCCGCTGAGGTCGGGTTAGAATACAGCTCAGGTGTGTGCCTGATGCGTGGAGGAGcctttaaaccaaataaaaagacactgAGCATCATTAATGTCAGCATGTGTGTGAAGTGTGTAATTCCCTGTGCTTTAACAGTGCGATATTGTCTCTTATCACACTCTGGCAGCGGCTCTGGATCGTTGTGCGGTGTTGTCAGGTTGGGGCGGCTCAAgtcaagaggaagaagaggagcgAGGGGATgggaagagagggagaaaagggGGTTTTGGGTATGGGGGAGAGGAACTTCTTGGCCTCAATCTCAGCCCATTCTCCTCTCAGTGCTGAATGCGTCTAATGGACTGGATCTGAGGGGTCTGGCAGTGAGAGCCCCAGTTCCTCCAGTGCTGGTAGTCTCCACTATGTCTCTCACACTCCATGATGTACTGCTGACCCCTGTAGCCAGGGAACTGGTAGCACACGAAGCTGCATGGGGACATCAACAGGACAGAACAGGGTCAAAGAGAGTAACAGGACAACTTTGTGCTGAGACAATCTGTAGATCCTGAGGAACGTTTTGAGCTAGAACTTACGCGCCGCACTGCACGTGCATGGAGCCAACCTCAGGCATCATCCAGCCCATGGCCTGCAGAGAGGGATAGTCGTCGCAGAGCTCTGCGTTGCGGCCCATGAAGTTCTCCCTCTCGAAAATGATCATGCGGCTGCTCTGGTGGGACTGGACAAGAGCACAGAGACCGATCATGTCCTTCACGTTCTCAGTTAGTCGGTCGGCTGGACAAGGTGAGGACGATGTACTCACAGCGCAGTAGATGGGGCGGAAAGACATAAGACGCTCCACATGGTAGGAGATATTTCCACTGTACGCATCCCAGTGGGGGTACTCTCCCCTCTCCATTATGAACTGCTGACCCTGGAAGTCGTGGTGCTCGAAGCCCACCCAGCTtcacacaaagacacagagacagaccAGCTTATGAGAGGGCTCTCTGTTGCCTTGTTGGAAAGCAGAAGTTATTAAACTGATATCAATTGTGATTCACCCAGATTTTCCTAACTTGAAGGCTCTTTCTTTTCCA
This Xiphophorus hellerii strain 12219 chromosome 23, Xiphophorus_hellerii-4.1, whole genome shotgun sequence DNA region includes the following protein-coding sequences:
- the LOC116714888 gene encoding uncharacterized protein LOC116714888, encoding MWCYQKPGFEALLLAELQRQQQCSQFCDTLLKAGGVSVPAHSCILSAISPHISSALSSSPAPPSGQSRLLEFQALGACTLLHIIRLLYSGEMAGEGEDEKQEAIYAAAKLGISDLVEVTKSRGRFGGGTEQYTEVGVQTEPQSTEEQEGRLVRWRREVRDGSTYLWKDTEVSGGGRDMWTQTEEQLVNSCPPVPSVVPYETIDMSVFQSLGQTDSHQLVTLIYPPEENQTLQYTSAPPGCLQESTTPGSTSVAKMTPQYAPLPAPLPAPLPAPLPHFSTQTAPCVADSQSCWADLNPEEWEGKSLEQFEGNIVGFINHFLNPEKRESPRRGWAGRRPRGAQAANSGQQRTRRPRRRAGGRGRGAFTQKVDVQEIGVGKLQKLFLHRWRVRTPRAGQGGGAVGRRLHQKTREELEPAKKKPRRRGNVFEEDQSQEVQQGGGGANTQRGRRKTTQQVAKAGLPIGTDQICRNQPTLDYHSDPPNNLYSGPSLMSSSPSIRPMCSHAASYVSAAPSHLYSPQFAPPAPPPPHEDEPEHIDRLLEEVFQDLDILPNNKAPLSQCLSTGSDPSGNSAIQNKHQAQISSSEMPVLQQQCEGELNDILDNLIQSFEQPDESNNTRKENETLIESSPEARQPVAVQRKHETTKIHEETPHTPSLQRIGNHCRLREELEPAKKEPRRHGNMFEEDQSQEAQQGGGGANTQRKPLTHLLYSEGVEKVVFTNCSTPGEHLYTRCSQTPGVQRGYTGLPDTQDVSSRNSKSIKQARRPKRRRANTYLFSLEKRKVKKLAPPLDSKATSGQHQQEKQLQHTPVVKLARDNLLSVREALQGNNCEEKVTKLSAVC
- the cryba1l1 gene encoding crystallin, beta A1, like 1, which codes for MYKTTRSPMMQPLVNSGMGMAPFFKVTVFEQEHFQGKCLEFTSECCNIQECGMDTIRSIRVESGAWVGFEHHDFQGQQFIMERGEYPHWDAYSGNISYHVERLMSFRPIYCASHQSSRMIIFERENFMGRNAELCDDYPSLQAMGWMMPEVGSMHVQCGAFVCYQFPGYRGQQYIMECERHSGDYQHWRNWGSHCQTPQIQSIRRIQH